From Laspinema palackyanum D2c, the proteins below share one genomic window:
- a CDS encoding phage tail protein, which yields MTQARDTLPLRLQLVPMQVPEAPTQPVGRWHEALEIAEGVRSPTVNGRNVLPPPRNPCDLVLHPGEPSEILVKLENIGLRTLAVNAAVTGNFPPEWCQLGTEGHELPPGGQMEAVLYFNVPPNFFESPEIISANPALLDFQGYLSVSCTEENRTGEHRDSAAFNLYLRPRSLYLEFLPELYQEVDFIGRLLSIFEQSFEPTVQAMDAIWAYLDPLMAPESLLPFLAYWVGWEIDPHLSLAQQRYLIRYAIELYRWRGTRRGLRFYLYLYTNLPLDEHLPEDEKHISIQEVFTQGLVMGRSLLGQDTIIGGGQPYHFIVKLRPDYPNQIDERLVRKIIEQEKPAFCTYDLYINPVNTVQRIE from the coding sequence ATGACTCAAGCCCGTGACACCCTCCCCTTAAGACTGCAATTGGTGCCCATGCAAGTGCCAGAAGCACCGACTCAGCCGGTGGGACGGTGGCATGAAGCTTTGGAGATTGCCGAAGGGGTGCGATCGCCCACCGTCAACGGCAGGAATGTCTTGCCACCCCCCAGAAATCCCTGTGACCTGGTGTTGCATCCAGGAGAACCCAGCGAAATCCTAGTCAAACTGGAAAACATCGGCCTTCGCACCCTTGCCGTCAATGCAGCGGTGACGGGCAATTTTCCCCCAGAGTGGTGTCAGTTGGGAACCGAAGGTCACGAACTGCCTCCGGGAGGCCAGATGGAAGCGGTCCTCTACTTCAACGTTCCCCCCAACTTCTTCGAGAGTCCAGAGATTATCAGTGCCAATCCTGCACTTTTGGATTTTCAGGGCTACTTGAGCGTCTCCTGCACCGAGGAAAATCGCACCGGAGAACATCGGGATTCCGCTGCCTTCAACCTCTACTTGCGTCCCCGGAGTCTCTACCTGGAATTTTTACCCGAACTCTACCAGGAAGTAGACTTCATCGGTCGATTGCTCTCGATTTTTGAGCAGAGTTTTGAACCCACAGTTCAGGCAATGGATGCAATCTGGGCCTACCTTGACCCCCTGATGGCTCCAGAAAGCCTGTTACCCTTTTTGGCCTACTGGGTGGGTTGGGAAATCGACCCGCACCTGAGTCTGGCACAACAGCGGTATCTCATCCGCTATGCGATCGAACTCTACCGTTGGCGCGGCACTCGTCGGGGATTGCGTTTTTATCTGTATCTTTATACCAATTTGCCTCTGGATGAACATCTTCCCGAAGATGAAAAACATATCAGTATTCAAGAGGTTTTTACTCAGGGATTAGTTATGGGCAGGAGTCTTCTGGGTCAAGATACGATTATCGGAGGGGGACAACCCTATCATTTTATTGTCAAACTGCGACCGGACTATCCTAACCAAATTGATGAAAGATTAGTTAGAAAAATTATCGAACAAGAAAAACCGGCGTTTTGTACTTATGACCTTTATATCAATCCGGTTAATACTGTCCAACGCATTGAGTAG
- a CDS encoding cyclic nucleotide-binding domain-containing protein, with protein MVSIRKVLPALIVFPIFVAVGVTGWLSFRSGQQSVEMLVRKLSEEVSDRIESEVAIYMKNPQVFNELTLAAIRSGNLDVQNLRQLERYLWYQTVWDNSISSSFYGNEAGEFIEINLTEDGNRVLRVREQEAGPIRKTYQLDEQGNRLGEISIGEYDPRQRPWYQKAKATGEMSWSPIYPFAFQESVLGITAVAPVYESGGTLQGVLGIDISLNQLSDFLNSLEISPAGAAFIVERSGAIVASSVVDNRLVEGENRSTEEPGNSNRILAIESANPTIQGTARELLARFNRLDTIQTPQNFKFSLDGKMQLVALTPVQDGRGLDWLVVAIVPESDFMGYIYENTRNTLALSLVGLVGATLLGIAIARWLIQPLLRLSATAQDIELGKFDPNSLTDVLNRSDEVGQLARIFQDMANKIYAREQGFKDQLSLLQNETDKAKKAMVLTQMSDSTYFQQLLVQSKRTRSKAEEFQKIDVAELLKKVSYFHSFSDAEIQQLIEMGYRKILYPGEYVCREDEPGDAFYIILEGSVEIFVEKINKFLTNLGVGTFFGELSLLLGIPRTATVRTREDTVLFVLDREGLQKLLRNYKDLAEQIAQALHEHKAELESRKELLQKMGLLDDEEGFNQNPLGWIRNRMATLFGL; from the coding sequence ATGGTTTCAATCCGCAAAGTTCTACCCGCCCTAATCGTTTTTCCAATTTTTGTCGCCGTCGGAGTGACTGGATGGCTCTCCTTTCGCAGTGGACAGCAGTCGGTTGAGATGCTAGTTCGCAAGTTAAGTGAAGAGGTCAGCGATCGCATTGAGTCCGAAGTCGCCATCTATATGAAAAACCCCCAGGTTTTCAATGAATTAACTTTAGCAGCGATTCGCAGTGGCAATTTAGATGTCCAAAATTTAAGACAATTAGAACGGTACTTGTGGTATCAAACCGTTTGGGATAATTCCATCAGCTCTTCTTTTTATGGGAATGAAGCCGGTGAGTTTATTGAGATTAACTTAACCGAGGATGGAAACCGAGTGCTGCGGGTTCGGGAACAAGAAGCCGGTCCCATCCGCAAAACCTATCAACTGGATGAGCAGGGGAATCGACTCGGGGAAATCAGTATCGGTGAGTATGATCCGCGCCAACGACCCTGGTATCAGAAAGCGAAAGCAACGGGGGAAATGAGCTGGAGTCCGATTTACCCTTTTGCTTTCCAAGAGTCGGTCTTGGGGATTACCGCTGTTGCGCCAGTCTATGAGTCAGGGGGAACCCTACAAGGGGTGTTGGGAATTGATATTTCCCTGAATCAACTCAGTGATTTCTTAAACAGTTTAGAAATTTCTCCAGCAGGAGCGGCTTTTATTGTTGAACGGTCCGGTGCAATTGTGGCGAGTTCGGTGGTCGATAATCGGTTAGTTGAGGGGGAAAATAGATCCACGGAAGAACCGGGGAATTCTAATCGAATCTTGGCGATTGAGAGTGCTAATCCCACGATTCAAGGCACTGCACGAGAGTTATTAGCACGGTTTAATCGTCTGGATACGATTCAGACTCCCCAGAATTTTAAATTTTCCCTCGATGGGAAAATGCAACTGGTGGCGTTGACTCCCGTCCAGGATGGTCGGGGTTTGGACTGGCTCGTGGTGGCGATCGTCCCGGAATCAGATTTCATGGGGTATATTTATGAAAATACTCGCAATACGCTTGCCTTGTCATTAGTTGGATTGGTCGGGGCGACTCTGTTGGGAATTGCGATCGCGCGGTGGTTAATTCAACCCCTCTTACGACTCAGTGCCACCGCCCAAGATATCGAACTGGGTAAGTTTGACCCCAATAGTTTAACCGATGTGCTCAACCGTTCCGATGAAGTGGGTCAATTGGCACGAATCTTTCAAGATATGGCCAACAAAATCTATGCGCGTGAGCAAGGATTTAAAGACCAGTTAAGCTTGCTTCAAAACGAGACGGATAAAGCCAAAAAAGCTATGGTCTTAACTCAAATGAGCGATAGCACTTACTTTCAACAGTTGCTGGTTCAATCTAAGCGTACTCGCAGCAAAGCGGAAGAATTTCAAAAAATTGATGTAGCTGAACTGTTAAAAAAAGTCTCTTATTTCCACAGTTTCAGCGATGCGGAAATCCAGCAGTTAATTGAGATGGGATATCGCAAAATATTATATCCTGGTGAATATGTTTGTCGGGAAGATGAGCCCGGAGATGCGTTTTATATTATCCTGGAAGGGTCGGTGGAAATTTTTGTGGAAAAAATTAATAAATTTCTCACCAATTTGGGCGTTGGCACTTTCTTTGGTGAACTTTCCTTGCTGCTAGGAATTCCCCGAACGGCCACGGTAAGAACCCGAGAAGATACGGTTTTATTTGTGCTAGACCGGGAAGGGTTGCAAAAACTCTTAAGGAATTATAAAGATTTAGCCGAACAAATTGCCCAAGCTTTGCATGAACACAAAGCCGAATTAGAATCGAGAAAAGAACTGCTGCAAAAAATGGGTTTATTAGATGATGAAGAGGGGTTCAATCAAAACCCCTTGGGCTGGATCCGCAACCGCATGGCGACGTTATTTGGCTTGTAA
- a CDS encoding pentapeptide repeat-containing protein, with translation MKKSRPPIPIFCYWSLVLCHWSLFSLISLPSPVFAAKGSDVAKLQETRQCTGCNLQEANLMGAELQGADMSDSNLRLTNLRGAKLDGANLSRSRMWEADLSNATLGSATLEQAQLEKAKFNGATLFRANLHQANLEKAEFLGANLNSANLELANLKEAILENADLQDATLPLANLEKANLKNANFKNANLSGANLKEVNLENANLEGANLSSTNLEEAKLFRTNLKGTLLNGETILDSKWQFIWTVVNQPLASQTLAGSDLSGANLEAMNLTGINLEGANLEGASLFMSNLERSNLTGVNLTQSYLHYTDFTSANLVGANLQRADLRHSILLGTDLTRADLSYANFQGANLRDSNLFAANLEQADLGNVNLFGANLGNANLRDIKINEGTAIESQWLFILDLIKHGAENQDLTDANLVEANLSGINLKGARLANANLQGADLSRANLEAAHLFGANLQNANLSGANLTGANLGGANLTGANLEGVNLSQVYLCNAIMPNGIENRCN, from the coding sequence ATGAAAAAATCCCGCCCGCCCATTCCTATCTTTTGTTATTGGTCATTGGTCTTATGTCATTGGTCCTTATTTTCCCTGATTTCCCTGCCGAGTCCTGTCTTCGCCGCCAAAGGTTCGGATGTGGCTAAATTGCAAGAAACCCGTCAATGCACTGGCTGCAACCTCCAAGAAGCAAATCTGATGGGGGCGGAACTTCAAGGTGCAGATATGTCCGACTCTAACCTGAGATTGACGAATCTTAGAGGTGCGAAACTTGATGGGGCGAACTTGTCGCGATCGCGAATGTGGGAAGCGGATTTAAGCAATGCCACCCTCGGCAGCGCCACCCTAGAACAAGCGCAGTTAGAAAAAGCCAAATTCAACGGAGCAACCTTATTTAGAGCCAACCTCCATCAAGCGAATTTAGAAAAAGCCGAATTCTTAGGCGCTAATCTCAATTCCGCTAATTTGGAACTCGCTAATTTAAAAGAAGCTATTTTAGAAAATGCTGACTTACAAGACGCCACCCTCCCTCTGGCTAATTTAGAAAAAGCCAATCTCAAAAATGCCAACTTTAAAAATGCTAATTTATCCGGTGCTAATTTAAAAGAAGTTAACTTAGAAAATGCCAACCTAGAAGGTGCAAATCTCAGTAGTACCAACTTAGAAGAAGCCAAACTGTTTAGAACCAATCTCAAAGGCACTCTCCTGAATGGTGAAACAATTCTCGATAGTAAATGGCAGTTTATTTGGACGGTTGTCAATCAACCCTTAGCCAGTCAAACCCTTGCCGGAAGCGACTTGTCCGGTGCAAATCTCGAAGCGATGAACTTAACCGGCATCAATTTGGAGGGAGCCAACTTGGAGGGCGCTTCCTTATTTATGTCTAATTTAGAACGGTCAAATTTAACGGGAGTCAATTTAACTCAGTCTTATCTCCATTATACGGATTTTACTTCAGCCAATCTCGTCGGAGCAAATCTGCAACGTGCTGATTTACGTCATAGTATTTTATTAGGAACTGATTTAACCCGGGCTGATTTGAGTTATGCTAATTTCCAGGGAGCAAATCTGCGGGATAGTAATTTATTCGCAGCTAATTTAGAACAAGCAGACTTAGGCAACGTTAACCTATTTGGTGCGAACTTAGGGAATGCGAATCTGCGAGATATTAAAATTAATGAAGGAACAGCCATAGAAAGTCAATGGCTGTTTATCTTAGACTTAATCAAACATGGGGCGGAAAACCAAGATTTAACCGATGCGAATCTGGTGGAAGCGAATTTGAGCGGGATTAACTTAAAAGGGGCGAGACTGGCAAATGCCAATTTGCAGGGAGCCGATTTAAGTCGGGCGAATCTGGAAGCCGCCCATTTATTTGGGGCGAACCTGCAAAATGCCAATTTAAGTGGAGCGAATTTAACCGGGGCAAATCTGGGCGGGGCAAATTTGACCGGGGCAAATTTAGAAGGGGTGAATTTGAGTCAGGTTTATTTATGTAATGCGATTATGCCCAATGGTATCGAAAATCGCTGCAATTGA
- a CDS encoding tetratricopeptide repeat protein: MNNQLGKTGRKSVKIGVSVLLMMAGMGVGSGNSRVLAQEGLEDFSHWAGLCRTLLEQAQYEEAVAACDAAIALNTNDPLVWSDRADALFALTQYAEAVAAYNQAIERDPNNSLLLTKRCSGSVELSQYEEAIASCDTALRMDNNWETQSPAVAWYHRAVALSRSGQIEEALASYEWAIKINPNYSIALAGRCAILSQLGQGAEALTACDRALQVDQNWGTLNPAVAWANKARLLKSQRRYDEALAAYDRALGLEPNDAASWTEQGIILGILGRHPEAQLSFQWAVKINPKSSFTLLHQCANLNRLGSYEPAKAACEMALQEGDGNWGDLGPAYAWVQLANALTGLENYEESLAASNKAIGLNPQLADAWSNRSVPLWHLNREQEALAATERAIALAPGSSLAWFNQGRILTGLGRYDEAVDAYNRALRGDANVGDRPTMADIWVNQSAVLYRLERYAEAVASADSALGMAPESAPALYNRALGLMALRRYGEAVTTYEQAIQINAENADFWAGKGIALRFLEEYGDALAATQKALELNPTHSQALINQEMILEEMKQPNPTSRN; the protein is encoded by the coding sequence ATGAATAACCAGCTAGGAAAAACCGGAAGAAAGTCAGTAAAAATCGGGGTATCCGTTCTATTGATGATGGCGGGGATGGGGGTGGGAAGCGGCAACTCTCGGGTATTGGCACAGGAGGGGTTAGAGGATTTTTCCCATTGGGCGGGGTTATGTCGAACCTTGCTGGAACAAGCACAATATGAGGAGGCAGTGGCTGCCTGTGATGCTGCGATCGCCTTAAATACCAATGACCCCCTCGTCTGGAGCGATCGCGCCGATGCCTTATTTGCCTTAACCCAATATGCCGAAGCCGTCGCCGCCTACAACCAAGCCATTGAACGCGACCCGAACAATTCCCTATTACTCACCAAACGCTGTTCCGGGTCAGTCGAACTGAGTCAATATGAAGAAGCAATTGCCTCCTGTGACACCGCCTTACGCATGGATAACAACTGGGAAACCCAATCCCCTGCTGTTGCTTGGTACCATCGCGCAGTCGCCTTGAGTCGTTCCGGTCAAATCGAAGAAGCCCTCGCCTCCTACGAATGGGCGATTAAAATTAATCCTAATTATTCCATCGCCTTGGCGGGACGATGCGCCATTCTCTCGCAATTGGGACAAGGTGCAGAAGCGCTGACAGCTTGCGATCGCGCCTTGCAAGTCGATCAAAATTGGGGAACCCTCAACCCTGCCGTTGCCTGGGCGAACAAAGCCAGACTGCTCAAATCCCAACGACGCTATGACGAAGCCTTAGCCGCCTACGATCGCGCCTTGGGATTGGAACCCAATGATGCTGCATCCTGGACCGAACAAGGCATTATCCTCGGCATCCTCGGTAGACACCCCGAAGCGCAACTCTCCTTCCAATGGGCGGTTAAAATTAATCCTAAATCTTCCTTTACCTTGCTGCATCAATGCGCCAACTTGAACCGATTAGGCAGCTATGAACCGGCAAAAGCCGCTTGTGAAATGGCACTACAGGAGGGAGATGGCAACTGGGGCGACTTGGGACCGGCTTATGCTTGGGTGCAGTTAGCCAATGCCTTAACTGGACTGGAAAACTATGAAGAATCCCTGGCTGCTTCTAATAAGGCGATCGGACTCAATCCCCAGTTAGCCGATGCTTGGAGTAATCGCAGCGTTCCCCTGTGGCATTTGAACCGAGAACAAGAAGCCTTAGCCGCCACCGAACGGGCGATCGCCCTCGCCCCCGGGTCATCCTTAGCCTGGTTCAACCAAGGGCGAATTCTCACCGGATTAGGCCGATATGATGAAGCCGTAGATGCGTACAATCGCGCCTTGAGAGGGGATGCCAACGTAGGCGATCGGCCCACAATGGCAGATATTTGGGTAAATCAGAGTGCCGTCCTCTATCGCTTAGAACGCTATGCCGAAGCTGTTGCTTCTGCTGATAGCGCCCTAGGAATGGCCCCCGAATCTGCCCCGGCGCTCTACAATCGCGCCCTCGGACTGATGGCACTGCGCCGCTATGGAGAAGCGGTTACGACTTACGAACAGGCTATCCAAATTAATGCAGAAAATGCTGATTTTTGGGCAGGCAAAGGCATTGCCCTACGATTTTTAGAAGAATATGGGGATGCTTTAGCGGCGACACAAAAAGCATTGGAACTAAATCCGACTCATTCTCAAGCGTTGATTAATCAAGAGATGATTCTGGAGGAAATGAAGCAGCCGAATCCGACTTCCCGGAATTAG
- a CDS encoding transcriptional regulator, protein MVMQSYSPKSGQIVNGFEDNNGDRPKIRPIGIILNPAGVALVTAGEVLELTATITNQGSVSAIIDVFIAETVPVHQWFVCPRERLALSAGQASEVVFQVQIPVDAIPGTYDYTLVIDAPQHYPEETPIDQKVRLQVMPFIQEARTVSDPTFTLQPPTSSVSPALCAPGQPLELQVTVHNRSDRVDRFFLTCPDLESRWFTIIYPEGFQQAGMAIASDGLELNPGDVGQILLFISPPPDTWAGVYAPTIRVYSANHPDLALLDVVYLQIAPLHLVTVELLSLVAKIKREAGLFELKLSNQGNVIREIAIHAKSTDEEDICTYTIAPPVVRLLPGTSVTVGVSVKPTKGWRPFFGRMINFSIELEDLQRFPLISDRFQASLFWEPRPWWQFLPIVLLMSASVAALIFLIWWLLTRPPVRAQVMQFSPESNSYQELNNEAIRLNWTINNPNHLKTVTVVGFSPDGLVRSGPFIYELTPGLPNGLERFCTQGEQLICRNVWTDAREAGDYVFELTAIPINPKAETQTIRTNPIRILPVPEPKIEEFSSTQPVYQERLVPPGNPTASAPPATVGNRILLNWTLSHLAQIQEMRLVGLGPDGTVKSVEKRYNFAEGIPEELRGFCGENPANRQVICANVPTDAIQPGDYIFDLTVIPKKGQPEQLEIRRTNTIKILAQKIPSRIVEFTFNGQPAPPKLLRQANPQQNSLMISWKVEGGNGMKVELLPAPGTVPPEGRMPYPVSQEPGSETITLQVTDAEGNQQQRSVIIETLAPPPPPEIVEVPPPPAVEQAPAMVPTPGAPATAPGDPAASPAPGTPEAALVIPAPPTPGGDAVGPPPVELPVPGANLPGGVDGAAPGGTPDGAAEGTEEAEEEPGPKFFETEPLAPAELPPQFN, encoded by the coding sequence ATGGTCATGCAGAGTTATAGTCCCAAATCGGGGCAGATAGTTAATGGATTTGAAGACAATAATGGCGATCGCCCTAAGATTCGTCCGATTGGGATTATCCTCAATCCCGCAGGCGTTGCCTTAGTCACGGCAGGGGAGGTATTAGAACTCACCGCAACCATCACCAATCAAGGTTCTGTCAGCGCCATCATTGATGTATTCATCGCTGAAACCGTCCCCGTTCATCAGTGGTTTGTTTGTCCTCGGGAACGACTGGCCTTAAGTGCGGGACAAGCCAGTGAAGTCGTGTTTCAGGTCCAGATTCCCGTGGATGCCATCCCCGGCACCTACGACTATACCCTGGTCATTGATGCGCCCCAACATTACCCCGAAGAAACCCCCATTGACCAGAAGGTGCGACTCCAGGTCATGCCCTTCATTCAAGAAGCGCGGACCGTTAGCGACCCCACCTTTACCCTCCAACCCCCCACCAGTTCCGTCTCCCCCGCCCTCTGTGCACCGGGACAACCCCTGGAACTCCAGGTCACAGTTCATAACCGTTCGGACCGGGTAGACCGCTTTTTTCTGACCTGTCCGGACCTGGAATCGCGGTGGTTTACCATCATCTATCCTGAAGGGTTCCAACAAGCAGGCATGGCGATCGCCTCCGATGGGCTCGAACTCAATCCCGGAGATGTCGGTCAAATCCTGCTCTTTATCAGCCCCCCTCCCGATACTTGGGCCGGAGTTTATGCCCCCACCATCCGGGTTTATTCCGCCAACCATCCGGACCTCGCCCTGTTGGATGTCGTTTATCTCCAGATTGCTCCCCTGCATCTGGTCACCGTCGAACTGCTCTCCCTCGTTGCCAAAATTAAGCGCGAGGCAGGACTGTTTGAACTGAAATTATCCAACCAAGGCAATGTCATCCGCGAAATTGCCATCCATGCCAAAAGTACCGATGAAGAGGACATCTGTACTTATACGATCGCCCCTCCGGTGGTGCGACTCTTACCCGGAACCTCTGTTACCGTCGGGGTTTCGGTCAAACCCACCAAGGGATGGCGGCCTTTCTTCGGGCGGATGATTAATTTCAGCATTGAACTTGAAGACCTCCAACGGTTCCCCTTAATTAGCGATCGCTTTCAAGCCTCTTTATTTTGGGAACCCCGTCCCTGGTGGCAATTTTTGCCCATTGTCCTCCTCATGTCCGCCAGTGTTGCCGCCCTGATTTTTCTGATTTGGTGGCTGTTAACTCGTCCCCCAGTGCGCGCCCAAGTCATGCAATTTTCCCCGGAAAGTAATTCTTATCAAGAACTGAATAATGAAGCGATTCGCCTCAACTGGACCATAAACAATCCCAATCACCTCAAAACTGTAACCGTAGTCGGGTTTTCTCCCGATGGACTGGTCCGGAGTGGACCGTTTATTTACGAGTTGACCCCGGGATTGCCCAATGGGTTGGAGCGCTTTTGTACCCAAGGGGAACAACTGATTTGCCGCAATGTCTGGACTGACGCCAGGGAGGCGGGGGATTATGTATTTGAACTGACTGCCATTCCGATTAATCCCAAGGCCGAAACCCAAACCATCCGAACTAATCCCATTCGGATTTTACCCGTTCCTGAACCTAAAATTGAGGAATTTTCCTCCACTCAACCTGTCTATCAAGAACGTCTAGTACCCCCAGGGAACCCGACGGCATCTGCTCCCCCCGCCACCGTGGGTAATCGGATTTTGTTAAATTGGACGCTTTCTCATCTAGCTCAGATTCAAGAAATGAGATTGGTTGGGTTGGGTCCTGATGGCACGGTTAAAAGTGTCGAAAAACGCTATAACTTTGCCGAGGGAATTCCCGAAGAGTTGCGGGGATTTTGTGGAGAAAACCCCGCCAATCGCCAAGTGATTTGTGCCAATGTTCCCACCGATGCCATTCAACCTGGGGACTATATTTTTGACTTAACGGTTATCCCCAAAAAAGGACAACCGGAACAATTAGAAATCCGTAGAACCAATACGATTAAAATTCTGGCTCAAAAGATTCCCAGCCGGATTGTGGAATTTACCTTTAATGGACAACCCGCACCGCCGAAATTGCTTAGACAAGCTAATCCCCAACAAAATTCCCTGATGATTTCCTGGAAGGTAGAAGGGGGGAACGGCATGAAAGTTGAACTGCTACCCGCCCCGGGAACGGTGCCCCCAGAAGGGAGAATGCCCTATCCCGTGAGTCAAGAACCGGGCAGTGAAACGATTACCCTACAAGTTACTGACGCCGAGGGCAACCAACAACAGCGATCGGTGATTATCGAGACATTAGCGCCCCCGCCACCCCCAGAAATCGTGGAAGTTCCGCCACCCCCGGCAGTCGAACAAGCCCCGGCAATGGTTCCCACTCCCGGGGCACCCGCCACCGCACCAGGTGACCCAGCAGCTTCCCCCGCACCCGGGACTCCAGAGGCCGCCTTGGTCATTCCTGCACCGCCCACCCCGGGCGGCGATGCTGTGGGTCCACCCCCGGTAGAACTCCCCGTTCCTGGGGCAAATCTCCCCGGTGGTGTGGATGGTGCCGCCCCAGGAGGAACCCCCGATGGTGCTGCCGAGGGAACAGAGGAAGCAGAAGAAGAACCGGGTCCCAAGTTCTTTGAGACTGAACCCCTTGCTCCAGCCGAACTGCCTCCGCAGTTTAATTAA
- a CDS encoding RNA-guided endonuclease InsQ/TnpB family protein, with protein sequence MTYKAWSTKLKLNDRQATLMVKHAGYARFVFNWGLGLWMSAYEDGLKPNVNSIKKVFTNYVKPQYPWMSELSSKVYQYAFINLGDAFKRFFKGLGGYPKFKKKGRHDSFTLDNSGKPFRLSGTRHKLPFVGWVSTFEALPESWVKKVTITRQGGDWYISFFVEITPEITPKCRERIGVDLGINTLATASDGTTFPNPRAYKAAKQKLARLQRHLSRKVKGSKNRAKCLLKVQKLHQRVANIRRDAIHKITTFLAKNHSQVVIEDLNVSGMLKNHCLAGSIADASFYEFRRQLGYKTERYGSKLIIADRFYPSSQLCSNCGYRQKMPLSQRTFECPNCGLKIDRDLNASITLEKSPGSDDYTCGRGAADSPGRSKK encoded by the coding sequence ATGACTTACAAGGCTTGGAGCACCAAACTAAAACTCAATGACCGTCAAGCTACCTTGATGGTCAAACACGCGGGCTATGCTCGGTTTGTTTTCAATTGGGGATTAGGTTTGTGGATGTCAGCCTATGAAGATGGCCTAAAGCCTAATGTCAACTCCATTAAAAAGGTTTTTACTAATTATGTAAAACCTCAATACCCTTGGATGTCCGAATTGTCCTCTAAGGTGTATCAATATGCCTTCATTAATTTAGGTGACGCCTTTAAACGCTTCTTCAAGGGCCTAGGCGGTTATCCCAAATTCAAGAAGAAAGGTCGCCATGATAGCTTTACGCTCGACAATTCCGGCAAACCATTCAGATTGTCAGGAACTCGCCACAAACTTCCTTTTGTGGGCTGGGTTTCTACATTTGAGGCTCTACCCGAAAGTTGGGTTAAGAAAGTCACGATAACGCGCCAAGGGGGTGACTGGTATATCAGCTTTTTTGTAGAAATCACACCAGAGATTACACCTAAGTGTCGAGAGAGAATCGGGGTTGACCTAGGAATTAACACTTTAGCGACGGCTAGCGATGGGACCACATTCCCTAATCCCAGGGCGTATAAAGCAGCTAAACAAAAACTAGCTAGATTGCAACGCCATTTAAGCCGCAAAGTCAAAGGCTCGAAAAATCGGGCCAAATGTCTCTTAAAAGTCCAAAAACTACATCAGAGAGTAGCAAACATCCGTCGAGACGCCATTCACAAAATAACTACGTTTTTGGCTAAGAATCACAGTCAAGTAGTCATTGAAGATTTGAATGTGTCTGGGATGTTGAAAAATCATTGTTTGGCCGGTTCTATCGCTGATGCTTCATTTTATGAGTTCCGTCGGCAACTCGGTTACAAAACGGAGCGCTATGGTTCAAAGTTGATTATTGCCGATAGATTTTATCCATCCAGTCAACTCTGTTCTAATTGCGGTTATCGACAAAAAATGCCGTTAAGCCAACGGACTTTTGAATGTCCCAACTGTGGTCTGAAGATTGATAGAGATTTGAATGCGAGTATAACGTTAGAAAAATCGCCGGGTTCCGACGATTACACTTGTGGACGGGGTGCTGCCGACAGTCCCGGACGAAGCAAGAAATAA